One Felis catus isolate Fca126 chromosome D2, F.catus_Fca126_mat1.0, whole genome shotgun sequence DNA window includes the following coding sequences:
- the IFIT2 gene encoding interferon-induced protein with tetratricopeptide repeats 2 codes for MSETTRNTLESCLRQLKCHFTWNLVEGGKSLDDFEDEVCNTTEFQNNEFKATVFNILAYIKHRRGHDEAALECLQRAEELIQREHAEQADIRSLVTWGNYAWVYYHLGRPADAQMYVDKVRRVCEKFRSPYRIESPEMDCEEGWARLQCGRKHNERAKVCFEKALERNPQSAEFTSGLAIASYRLDTWPLPQDPVDPLRRAIQLNPDNRYAKVLLALKLQGMKEEGEGERLVEEALEGAPCATDVLCGAAKLFKRKGALDKAIELLLKALEGMPNNAYLHYYTGCCYRAKVLDILQDTGKNGVPWRREKLQEAIEQAVYHLKRVEEADANHPCVCSYLACLYAQAGQYDEAECYFQKEFCKELSPVAKQVLHLRYGNFQLYQLKSEDRAIHHFIQGVKIKQDSKETEKMKNKLQKIASVRLSKNGADSVALHLLEFLQELGTEMRPAEEKSERHLDSGSFLPSASSPEE; via the exons ATGAG TGAGACCACCAGAAACACCTTGGAGAGTTGTCTGCGGCAACTTAAATGCCATTTCACGTGGAACTTGGTGGAGGGAGGAAAGTCGTTGGATGACTTTGAAGACGAGGTATGTAACACGACGGAGTTCCAGAACAACGAATTCAAAGCCACGGTGTTCAACATACTGGCCTACATAAAACACCGCAGAGGCCACGATGAGGCTGCCCTGGAGTGCCTACAGAGGGCTGAGGAGCTGATCCAGCGGGAGCACGCGGAGCAGGCAGACATCAGAAGTCTGGTCACCTGGGGAAACTACGCCTGGGTCTACTACCACCTGGGCAGACCCGCAGACGCTCAGATGTATGTGGACAAGGTGCGACGGGTATGCGAGAAGTTCCGCAGCCCCTACAGAATCGAGAGTCCTGAGATGGACTGTGAGGAGGGGTGGGCCCGGTTACAGTGTGGAAGAAAGCACAACGAGAGGGCCAAGGTGTGCTTTGAGAAGGCTCTGGAAAGGAATCCCCAGAGCGCAGAATTCACCTCTGGCCTGGCCATCGCGAGCTACCGTCTGGACACCTGGCCGCTGCCTCAGGATCCCGTCGACCCTCTGAGGCGGGCCATTCAGCTGAATCCTGACAACCGGTATGCAAAAGTGCTCTTGGCTCTGAAACTTCAGGGGATGAAGGAAGAAGGTGAAGGAGAGAGGCTTGTGGAGGAAGCTTTGGAGGGGGCCCCGTGTGCAACTGACGTGCTTTGTGGAGCAGCGAAgctgtttaaaagaaaaggagcCCTAGACAAAGCTATCGAACTGCTTCTAAAGGCTCTAGAAGGCATGCCCAACAATGCCTACCTGCATTACTACACTGGGTGCTGCTACAGGGCAAAAGTCCTCGATATCCTACAGGACACAGGAAAGAATGGCGTGCCCTGGAGAAGAGAAAAGTTACAGGAAGCCATTGAGCAAGCTGTGTATCATTTGAAGAGAGTGGAGGAGGCCGATGCAAACCACCCCTGTGTCTGCTCCTATCTGGCCTGCCTCTATGCACAAGCAGGTCAGTACGACGAAGCAGAGTGCTACTTCCAAAAGGAATTCTGCAAAGAGCTTTCTCCCGTAGCCAAACAAGTCCTCCACCTGCGCTATGGCAACTTCCAGCTCTACCAGCTGAAGAGCGAGGACAGAGCCATCCACCATTTCATACAGGGTGTGAAAATAAAGCAGGActcaaaggagacagaaaagatgaaaaataagctGCAAAAAATTGCCAGTGTCAGGCTTTCTAAAAATGGGGCGGATTCTGTCGCTTTGCACCTCTTGGAGTTTCTTCAGGAGCTGGGTACAGAGATGCGGCCAGCAGAGGAAAAGTCTGAGAGGCATTTGGATTCTGGAAGCTTCCTCCCTTCAGCATCTTCCCCTGAGGAATGA
- the IFIT3 gene encoding interferon-induced protein with tetratricopeptide repeats 3 isoform X1 has translation MSEVNKNSLEKILPQLKCHFTWNLLKKDGVSRDLEDRVCDQIEFVNAEFKATMYNFLAYIKHLNGHNEAALECLQQAEELVQREHSDQAEIRRLVTWGNYAWVYYHLGRLADAQIYVDKVKQVCGKFSNPYSMECPELDCEEGWTLLKCGGKHNERAKVCFEKALEEKPNNPEFSSGLAIATCRLDNKPQKPFSVDDLKQALELNPDDQYVKVLLALKLQKMNEEAEGERLVLEAVENTPCPADVLRNAATFYKNKGDLDKAIELFLRASKSIPNNGYLYHQIACCYRAKVKRIRSAGESEAGKNGEKIEELKKHAIDYVIKAIEKGVDPLYAYSDVTDLLEREDCFQTAFSKELPNAGRLQPHQHYCDFEGHHGKSEDTSVQRDLEGVPTSTKPAEKGEMKCPPQNIAGNQLPQNAPNSWYLQGLIHKLNGELLQAAECYEKELGYLLRNSPTGIGSFFLPSPELEQGNEEAGRGPHSPVLRAPPTLS, from the exons ATGAG TGAGGTCAACAAGAATTCTCTGGAAAAAATCCTCCCACAGCTGAAATGCCATTTCACATggaacttacttaaaaaagatGGTGTCTCACGTGATCTAGAAGACAGAGTGTGTGACCAGATTGAATTCGTAAACGCTGAGTTCAAAGCTACAATGTACAACTTTTTGGCCTACATAAAACACTTAAATGGTCACAACGAGGCCGCCCTGGAGTGCCTACAGCAAGCTGAGGAGCTGGTCCAGCGAGAACACTCTGATCAAGCAGAAATCAGAAGGCTGGTCACCTGGGGAAACTATGCCTGGGTCTACTATCACCTGGGCAGACTCGCAGATGCTCAGATCTATGTGGACAAGGTGAAACAAGTATGCGGGAAGTTTTCAAATCCATACAGTATGGAGTGCCCTGAGCTTGACTGTGAAGAAGGGTGGACACTGTTAAAGTGTGGAGGAAAGCACAACGAAAGGGCCAAGGTATGTTTCGAGAAGGCTCTGGAAGAGAAGCCCAACAACCCAGAATTCTCTTCTGGACTGGCCATCGCAACATGCCGTCTGGATAATAAACCACAGAAGCCATTCTCTGTtgatgatctgaagcaggcccttgAGCTGAATCCTGACGATCAGTATGTCAAAGTACTCTTGGCCCTGAAATTGCAGAAGATGAATGAAGAAGCTGAAGGGGAGCGGTTGGTCCTAGAGGCCGTGGAGAACACTCCTTGCCCAGCAGATGTCCTTCGCAATGCAgccacattttacaaaaataaaggtGATCTAGACAAAGCTATTGAACTGTTTCTAAGGGCATCGAAATCCATTCCAAACAATGGTTACCTGTATCACCAGATTGCATGCTGCTATAGGGCAAAAGTCAAACGGATTCGGAGTGCaggagaatctgaagctggcaaGAATGGAGAGAAGATTGAAGAACTAAAGAAACATGCTATTGACTATGTGATCAAAGCTATTGAGAAAGGAGTAGATCCACTGTATGCATATTCTGATGTCACCGACCTCCTGGAAAGAGAAGACTGTTTTCAGACAGCTTTCAGTAAGGAGCTCCCCAACGCTGGGAGGCTACAACCCCACCAGCACTATTGCGACTTTGAGGGGCATCATGGGAAGTCTGAAGACACTTCTGTCCAACGTGATTTAGAGGGTGTGCCCACAAGCACAAAACCAGCTGAGAAGGGAGAGATGAAGTGCCCACCACAGAACATAGCTGGAAATCAGCTTCCACAAAATGCACCCAATTCTTGGTATCTCCAAGGATTAATCCACAAGCTGAACGGAGAGCTGCTTCAGGCAGCCGAATGTTACGAGAAGGAACTGGGCTACCTCTTAAGGAACAGCCCTACCGGCATAGGCAGCTTTTTCCTGCCGTCCCCTGAGCTTGAACAAGGCAATGAGGAAGCAGGCCGGGGCCCACACAGCCCCGTTCTCAGAGCTCCCCCAACCCTGAGCTGA